The sequence below is a genomic window from Streptococcus pantholopis.
CGTAACGTGTTTTAACACGTCCCTGGGCTTATTTTTTCACCCAGCACAAACACTACCGACATCACAGCCGGTGCTAGCATGGACTTTCCTCATGAAAGACTGACTCTCTCATGCGATTATCCAAAAATTGCATTTAAATTCCTGACTCATTATTCAATAATCTGTTTGCCAAACACTTCTTTTTCCAATCGGCTGATACGTTTTAGAATGTCAAAATTAGTAGCAGACTGTGCAACACGAGTTTGTTCAGGAACAGCAGCTACTTTTGCAGGGGCCGGAGAAGGGGCTTTTTTTTCTGTTTTAGCCCGCGCAGCGGCCTGTTTAAGTTTTTCATTTTCCTCACGCAGTTCTTGAATCTGTTCGATATAGGTTTCATAATCTTTGATGACATCATCTAAAAACTCATCGACTTCTTTTCTGTCATACCCGCGCATACTGGTTCTAAATTCTTGTTCAAAAATATCTTTGGGACTAAAA
It includes:
- the gpsB gene encoding cell division regulator GpsB — encoded protein: MASIIFSPKDIFEQEFRTSMRGYDRKEVDEFLDDVIKDYETYIEQIQELREENEKLKQAAARAKTEKKAPSPAPAKVAAVPEQTRVAQSATNFDILKRISRLEKEVFGKQIIE